The following coding sequences lie in one Arabidopsis thaliana chromosome 3, partial sequence genomic window:
- the RPT5A gene encoding regulatory particle triple-A ATPase 5A (regulatory particle triple-A ATPase 5A (RPT5A); CONTAINS InterPro DOMAIN/s: ATPase, AAA+ type, core (InterPro:IPR003593), ATPase, AAA-type, core (InterPro:IPR003959), ATPase, AAA-type, conserved site (InterPro:IPR003960), 26S proteasome subunit P45 (InterPro:IPR005937); BEST Arabidopsis thaliana protein match is: 26S proteasome AAA-ATPase subunit RPT5B (TAIR:AT1G09100.1); Has 33265 Blast hits to 30927 proteins in 3145 species: Archae - 1437; Bacteria - 12044; Metazoa - 4947; Fungi - 3672; Plants - 3322; Viruses - 56; Other Eukaryotes - 7787 (source: NCBI BLink).): MATPMVEDTSSFEEDQLASMSTEDITRATRLLDNEIRILKEDAQRTNLECDSYKEKIKENQEKIKLNKQLPYLVGNIVEILEMNPEDDAEEDGANIDLDSQRKGKCVVLKTSTRQTIFLPVVGLVDPDSLKPGDLVGVNKDSYLILDTLPSEYDSRVKAMEVDEKPTEDYNDIGGLEKQIQELVEAIVLPMTHKERFEKLGVRPPKGVLLYGPPGTGKTLMARACAAQTNATFLKLAGPQLVQMFIGDGAKLVRDAFQLAKEKAPCIIFIDEIDAIGTKRFDSEVSGDREVQRTMLELLNQLDGFSSDERIKVIAATNRADILDPALMRSGRLDRKIEFPHPTEEARARILQIHSRKMNVHPDVNFEELARSTDDFNGAQLKAVCVEAGMLALRRDATEVNHEDFNEGIIQVQAKKKASLNYYA, translated from the exons ATGGCAACTCCTATGGTTGAAGATACGTCAAGCTTCGAAGAGGATCAGCTTGCTTCCATGTCCACCGAAGATATCACTAGAGCTACTCGTCTTCTCGACAACGAGATTCGAATTCTCAAG GAAGACGCGCAAAGAACAAATCTAGAATGTGATTCTTACAAGGAGAAGATTAAGGAGAATCAGGAGAAGATTAAACTCAACAAGCAGCTGCCTTACTTGGTTGGCAACATTGTCGAG ATTTTGGAGATGAATCCAGAAGATGATGCTGAGGAAGATGGTGCAAATATTGATCTTGACTCGCAACGGAAAGGAAAATGTGTTGTGTTGAAAACGTCTACACGGCAG ACCATCTTTCTACCAGTTGTTGGACTCGTGGATCCTGATAGTTTGAAACCTGGTGACTTGGTTGGAGTTAACAAAGATAGCTACTTGATTTTGGATACCTTGCCATCCGAGTATGACTCTAGGGTTAAAGCCATGGAGGTCGATGAAAAACCAACTGAAGATTACAATGACATTGGAGGACTAGAGAAGCAG ATCCAAGAGCTTGTAGAGGCAATTGTGCTTCCCATGACGCACAAGGAACGTTTTGAGAAGCTGGGTGTTCGTCCACCAAAGGGAGTGCTCTTGTATGGTCCCCCAGGGACTGGTAAAACTTTAATGGCTCGTGCCTGCGCAGCACAGACCAATGCCACCTTCCTTAAATTGGCAGGCCCTCAATTGGtccag ATGTTCATTGGAGACGGAGCAAAGCTTGTCCGTGATGCCTTTCAACTTGCCAAAGAGAAAGCTCCGTGCATTATCTTCATAGATGAAATCGATGCCATTGGTACAAAGCGTTTCGACAG TGAAGTCAGCGGAGACAGGGAAGTGCAGAGGACTATGTTGGAGTTGCTCAATCAACTTGACGGATTCAGTAGCGATGAACGTATTAAG GTGATTGCAGCTACTAACCGTGCAGATATTCTGGACCCAGCACTCATGCGTTCTGGTCGATTAGACAGAAAGATTGAGTTCCCACACCCAACCGAAGAAGCGAGAGCAAGAATCTTGCAG ATTCACTCAAGGAAGATGAATGTCCACCCAGACGTCAACTTTGAGGAGCTTGCACGATCAACAGATGATTTCAATGGAGCTCAGCTGAAAGCAGTGTGTGTAGAGGCAGGCATGTTAGCTCTTCGCCGTGATGCCACAGAG GTGAACCATGAAGACTTCAATGAAGGTATCATCCAAGTCCAGGCCAAGAAGAAAGCAAGCTTGAACTACTACGcctga
- the CPA gene encoding Subunits of heterodimeric actin filament capping protein Capz superfamily (Subunits of heterodimeric actin filament capping protein Capz superfamily; FUNCTIONS IN: actin binding; INVOLVED IN: actin cytoskeleton organization; LOCATED IN: F-actin capping protein complex; EXPRESSED IN: 24 plant structures; EXPRESSED DURING: 15 growth stages; CONTAINS InterPro DOMAIN/s: F-actin capping protein, alpha subunit, actin binding (InterPro:IPR018315), F-actin capping protein, alpha subunit (InterPro:IPR002189), F-actin capping protein, alpha subunit, conserved site (InterPro:IPR017865); Has 69 Blast hits to 69 proteins in 37 species: Archae - 0; Bacteria - 0; Metazoa - 37; Fungi - 15; Plants - 8; Viruses - 0; Other Eukaryotes - 9 (source: NCBI BLink).) codes for MADEEDELLETELSYDQKKEIAKWFFLNAPAGEINYVAKDLKAVLSDEEVYNEAAMEAFPVYNKTHMICLEMPSGAGDVIVSSYSEINENEYLDPRTAQVAIVDHVKQICTKVRPANDEELPSLYIEEYRYALDAEIQRYVSESYPKGMSAVNCVKGKDNEGPGSDFELVVIITAMRLSPQNFCNGSWRSVWNIDFQDESQVLDIKGKLQVGAHYFEEGNVELDAKKDFQDSTIFQSADDCAIAIANIIRHHETEYLASLEVAYSKLPDNTFKDLRRKLPVTRTLFPWQNTLQFSLTREVEKELGLGKISIISVVSCLSFGVMYTNRISKYDRYCSASRMKELKFGPKKSSVAGNRTRVSWVKARYPNRWTTTDMLLELLKN; via the exons ATGGCggacgaagaagatgagttaCTGGAGACAGAACTAAGTTACGACCAGAAAAAGGAAATCGCCAAGTGGTTTTTCCTCAACGCTCCCGCTGGAGAAATCAATTACGTCGCTAAAG ATTTAAAGGCGGTTTTGAGCGATGAGGAAGTGTACAATGAAGCAGCCATGGAAGCATTTCCAGTGTACAACAAAACTCACATGATTTGCCTTGAAATGCCCAGTGGAGCTGGTGAT GTGATTGTCTCATCTTACAgtgaaattaatgaaaatgagTACCTTGATCCAAGAACTGCCCAGGTTGCCATAGTTGATCATGTTAAACAG ATTTGTACAAAGGTACGGCCTGCAAATGATGAAGAACTTCCTTCTTTGTATATTGAGGAGTACAG ATATGCTCTTGATGCTGAAATCCAGAGATATGTTAGTGAATCTTATCCGAAAGGTATGTCTGCAGTTAATTGTGTGAAAGGGAAAGATAATGAGGGTCCAGGGTCCGACTTTGAGCTTGTTGTTATAATTACTGCTATGAGACTTAGTCCCCAGAACTTCTG TAATGGAAGTTGGAGATCTGTATGGAACATAGATTTCCAGGATGAATCCCAGGTGCTTGACATAAAAGGGAAATTGCAG GTAGGAGCTCATTATTTTGAAGAGGGAAATGTGGAATTAGATGCAAAAAAAGATTTCCAAGATTCAACAATATTTCAG TCTGCAGATGACTGCGCGATTGCCATAGCCAATATTATCAGGCACCATGAAACAGAGTACCTTGCATCTCTAGAG GTAGCTTATTCAAAATTACCGGATAACACTTTCAAG GATTTGAGGAGGAAACTTCCGGTGACACGAACTCTGTTCCCATGGCAGAACACTTTACAGTTCAGCCTAACAAGAGAGGTCGAGAAAGAACTTGGACTTGGCAA GATAAGTATTATTTCTGTTGTGTCTTGTCTTTCCTTTGGAGTAATGTATACAAATCGCATTAGTAAGTATGATAGATATTGTTCCGCAAGCCGCATGAAAGAATTGAAGTTTGGTCCCAAAAAGAGCTCCGTTGCCGGGAATCGAACCCGGGTCTCCTGGGTGAAAGCCAGATATCCTAACCGCTGGACGACAACGGATATGTTATTGGAACTGTTAAAGAACTAA
- a CDS encoding Hypoxia-responsive family protein (Hypoxia-responsive family protein; CONTAINS InterPro DOMAIN/s: Hypoxia induced protein, conserved region (InterPro:IPR007667); BEST Arabidopsis thaliana protein match is: Hypoxia-responsive family protein (TAIR:AT5G27760.1); Has 144 Blast hits to 144 proteins in 38 species: Archae - 0; Bacteria - 0; Metazoa - 0; Fungi - 45; Plants - 99; Viruses - 0; Other Eukaryotes - 0 (source: NCBI BLink).) — MVESKTKFEEIRKWVSDHKLRTVGCLWLSGITGSIAYNWSQPAMKTSVKIIHARLHAQALTLAALAGAAVVEYYDHKTEATNRYPKFLPPENLSHKD, encoded by the exons ATGGTGGAATCAAAGACcaaatttgaagaaatcagaaaatgGGTCTCCGATCACAAACTTCGTACCGTCG GTTGTTTATGGCTAAGTGGTATTACCGGTTCTATCGCCTATAACTGGTCCCAACCTGCCATGAAAACCAGTGTCAAGATCATCCACGCCAG GTTGCACGCTCAGGCGCTGACTTTAGCTGCTTTGGCTGGAGCAGCCGTGGTGGAGTACTATGACCACAAAACTGAAGCTACCAACCGCTATCCGAAGTTTCTGCCACCGGAAAATTTATCTCACAAAGActaa
- the CPA gene encoding Subunits of heterodimeric actin filament capping protein Capz superfamily (Subunits of heterodimeric actin filament capping protein Capz superfamily; FUNCTIONS IN: actin binding; INVOLVED IN: actin cytoskeleton organization; LOCATED IN: nucleus, F-actin capping protein complex; EXPRESSED IN: 24 plant structures; EXPRESSED DURING: 15 growth stages; CONTAINS InterPro DOMAIN/s: F-actin capping protein, alpha subunit, actin binding (InterPro:IPR018315), F-actin capping protein, alpha subunit (InterPro:IPR002189), F-actin capping protein, alpha subunit, conserved site (InterPro:IPR017865); Has 649 Blast hits to 643 proteins in 214 species: Archae - 0; Bacteria - 0; Metazoa - 391; Fungi - 148; Plants - 37; Viruses - 0; Other Eukaryotes - 73 (source: NCBI BLink).), with translation MADEEDELLETELSYDQKKEIAKWFFLNAPAGEINYVAKDLKAVLSDEEVYNEAAMEAFPVYNKTHMICLEMPSGAGDVIVSSYSEINENEYLDPRTAQVAIVDHVKQICTKVRPANDEELPSLYIEEYRYALDAEIQRYVSESYPKGMSAVNCVKGKDNEGPGSDFELVVIITAMRLSPQNFCNGSWRSVWNIDFQDESQVLDIKGKLQVGAHYFEEGNVELDAKKDFQDSTIFQSADDCAIAIANIIRHHETEYLASLEVAYSKLPDNTFKDLRRKLPVTRTLFPWQNTLQFSLTREVEKELGLGK, from the exons ATGGCggacgaagaagatgagttaCTGGAGACAGAACTAAGTTACGACCAGAAAAAGGAAATCGCCAAGTGGTTTTTCCTCAACGCTCCCGCTGGAGAAATCAATTACGTCGCTAAAG ATTTAAAGGCGGTTTTGAGCGATGAGGAAGTGTACAATGAAGCAGCCATGGAAGCATTTCCAGTGTACAACAAAACTCACATGATTTGCCTTGAAATGCCCAGTGGAGCTGGTGAT GTGATTGTCTCATCTTACAgtgaaattaatgaaaatgagTACCTTGATCCAAGAACTGCCCAGGTTGCCATAGTTGATCATGTTAAACAG ATTTGTACAAAGGTACGGCCTGCAAATGATGAAGAACTTCCTTCTTTGTATATTGAGGAGTACAG ATATGCTCTTGATGCTGAAATCCAGAGATATGTTAGTGAATCTTATCCGAAAGGTATGTCTGCAGTTAATTGTGTGAAAGGGAAAGATAATGAGGGTCCAGGGTCCGACTTTGAGCTTGTTGTTATAATTACTGCTATGAGACTTAGTCCCCAGAACTTCTG TAATGGAAGTTGGAGATCTGTATGGAACATAGATTTCCAGGATGAATCCCAGGTGCTTGACATAAAAGGGAAATTGCAG GTAGGAGCTCATTATTTTGAAGAGGGAAATGTGGAATTAGATGCAAAAAAAGATTTCCAAGATTCAACAATATTTCAG TCTGCAGATGACTGCGCGATTGCCATAGCCAATATTATCAGGCACCATGAAACAGAGTACCTTGCATCTCTAGAG GTAGCTTATTCAAAATTACCGGATAACACTTTCAAG GATTTGAGGAGGAAACTTCCGGTGACACGAACTCTGTTCCCATGGCAGAACACTTTACAGTTCAGCCTAACAAGAGAGGTCGAGAAAGAACTTGGACTTGGCAAGTGA
- a CDS encoding RING/U-box superfamily protein (RING/U-box superfamily protein; CONTAINS InterPro DOMAIN/s: Zinc finger, RING-type (InterPro:IPR001841), Zinc finger, C3HC4 RING-type (InterPro:IPR018957), Zinc finger, PHD-type (InterPro:IPR001965); BEST Arabidopsis thaliana protein match is: RING/U-box superfamily protein (TAIR:AT2G47700.1); Has 1560 Blast hits to 1269 proteins in 195 species: Archae - 0; Bacteria - 91; Metazoa - 627; Fungi - 277; Plants - 288; Viruses - 4; Other Eukaryotes - 273 (source: NCBI BLink).), which translates to MGLGNKGNKFNFGDNDLADEASGADGDEGDGFGSVACSICLETVVKNGDRAWANLQCDHQFHLDCIGSAFNAKGVMQCPNCRKVEKGQWLYANGCRSYPEFNVEDWVHEEDIYDIGAYSEMSFGVHWCPFGSSARLPSFEDGEFSPSSYHDLLGQQGYYTEPAAPTAGHPCPYVTYFGPVHSPSSSSGGAAGVSDSSSFSSHWNTGSSVSGEVPTPYGFPVDPHYHGWDYHPPPPPPPQHFSASGAHVGSPTQPTPPPAAARTSRANGSDMIRPRPPHFTRPFHGHSSSGRAGSSVASVPRTPPFPGSNARTRDRMQALQAYYQQSSAQSHQPDSPIVSRGPVFPSGRRPARGIASGMGSTSSSSDQAGGSGFIRFNIWERDPYMQSQQAYSVNQMDREPNIWTSSFNEGSGSFHQRHGGGGGSS; encoded by the exons ATGGGTTTAGGCAATAAGGGTAACAAATTCAATTTCGGCGATAATGATCTCGCCGACGAAGCTAGTGGTGCCGATGGCGACGAAGGTGATGGTTTTGGTTCGGTTGCGTGTTCGATTTGTCTCGAGACGGTTGTTAAAAACGGCGATCGAGCATGGGCTAATCTTCAATGTGACCATCAGTTCCATCTAG attGTATTGGTTCGGCTTTCAATGCAAAGGGAGTGATGCAATGCCCCAACTGTCGGAAAGTAGAAAAAGGCCAGTGGCTTTATGCAAACGGTTGTCGTTCATATCCCGAATTCAATGTCGAGGATTGGGTTCACGAAGAAGatatttatgatattggaGCATACTCTGAAATG TCTTTTGGAGTTCACTGGTGCCCATTTGGAAGCTCAGCCCGTCTTCCTTCTTTCGA GGATGGAGAATTTTCACCGAGTTCAT ATCACGATCTTTTGGGACAGCAAGGTTACTATACTGAACCAGCAGCGCCAACCGCAGGTCATCCATGTCCATATGTAACCTATTTTGGCCCGGTTCACTCGCCTTCCTCAAGCAGTGGTGGTGCTGCAGGCGTTTCAGACAGTTCAAGTTTCAGTAGTCACTGGAACACTGGCTCTTCGGTTTCTGGTGAAGTCCCAACTCCTTATGGTTTCCCTGTGGATCCGCACTATCACGGCTGGGATTATCATCCGCCTCCACCCCCACCGCCACAGCATTTCTCTGCTTCTGGCGCTCATGTGGGCAGTCCAACTCAGCCCACGCCTCCACCAGCCGCTGCGAGGACTTCTCGAGCCAACGGCTCAGATATGATCAGACCCAGACCGCCACATTTCACGCGTCCATTTCATGGTCACAG TTCCAGTGGTAGAGCGGGTAGCTCGGTGGCATCTGTTCCGAGGACACCACCATTTCCAGGAAGCAACGCTCGGACCCGAGACAGAATGCAGGCTCTTCAAGCCTATTACCAACAGTCTTCTGCACAGTCACACCAGCCGGATTCGCCTATAGTCTCTCGAGGGCCTGTATTCCCATCTGGCCGGAGGCCCGCTAGAGGAATAGCTTCAGGGATGGGATCAacgtcatcttcttcagatcAGGCAGGTGGGAGTGGTTTTATCCGGTTTAACATATGGGAGAGAGATCCTTATATGCAATCACAACAAGCCTACTCGGTTAATCAGATGGACAGAGAACCAAACATTTGGACATCTTCATTTAATGAAGGATCAGGAAGCTTCCATCAGAGGCACGGTGGCGGAGGAGGATCATCTTAA
- a CDS encoding Methionine sulfoxide reductase (MSS4-like) family protein (Methionine sulfoxide reductase (MSS4-like) family protein; CONTAINS InterPro DOMAIN/s: Translationally controlled tumour protein (InterPro:IPR018105), Mss4/translationally controlled tumour-associated TCTP (InterPro:IPR011323), Translationally controlled tumour protein, conserved site (InterPro:IPR018103), Mss4-like (InterPro:IPR011057); BEST Arabidopsis thaliana protein match is: translationally controlled tumor protein (TAIR:AT3G16640.1); Has 857 Blast hits to 857 proteins in 300 species: Archae - 0; Bacteria - 0; Metazoa - 450; Fungi - 152; Plants - 156; Viruses - 0; Other Eukaryotes - 99 (source: NCBI BLink).) → MLVYQDILTGDELLSDSFPYKEIENGMLWEVEGKWVVKGAMDFDIGANPGEEGGEDEGVDDQAVKVVDIIDTFRLQEQPSFDKKQFVMFMKRYIKQLSPKLDSENQELFKKHIESATKFLMSKLKDFQFFVGESMEGEEGSLVFAYYREGATDPTFLYLAYGLKEIKC, encoded by the exons ATGTTGGTCTACCAGGATATTCTTACAG GCGATGAGCTTCTCTCTGATTCCTTTCCTTACAAGGAAATCGAGAATGGCATGTTATGGGAAGTTGAAGGAAAG TGGGTTGTGAAAGGAGCTATGGATTTTGACATAGGTGCGAATC CGGGTGAGGAAGGGGGTGAAGACGAAGGAGTCGATGATCAAGCTGTGAAGGTTGTCGATATCATCGATACGTTTAGGCTTCAG GAGCAACCATCGTTTGACAAGAAACAATTTGTGATGTTTATGAAAAGATACATCAAGCAACTAAGCCCTAAGTTGGACTCAGAAAACCAAGAGCTGTTCAAGAAACACATTGAGAGTGCCACCAAATTCTTGATGTCAAAGCTCAAAGACTTCCAATT CTTCGTGGGAGAGAGCatggaaggagaagaagggaGCTTAGTGTTTGCTTACTACAGAGAAGGAGCCACTGATCCTACTTTTCTCTACTTGGCCTACGGCTTGAAAGAGATCAAGTGCTGA
- the CPA gene encoding Subunits of heterodimeric actin filament capping protein Capz superfamily has product MTNVSLQSSEYRRRQFLSPANFFLEKAMADEEDELLETELSYDQKKEIAKWFFLNAPAGEINYVAKDLKAVLSDEEVYNEAAMEAFPVYNKTHMICLEMPSGAGDVIVSSYSEINENEYLDPRTAQVAIVDHVKQICTKVRPANDEELPSLYIEEYRYALDAEIQRYVSESYPKGMSAVNCVKGKDNEGPGSDFELVVIITAMRLSPQNFCNGSWRSVWNIDFQDESQVLDIKGKLQVGAHYFEEGNVELDAKKDFQDSTIFQSADDCAIAIANIIRHHETEYLASLEVAYSKLPDNTFKDLRRKLPVTRTLFPWQNTLQFSLTREVEKELGLGK; this is encoded by the exons ATGACGAATGTATCCCTACAGAGTTCAGAATATCGACGGCGACAATTTCTCTCTCCGGCTAACTTTTTTCTAGAGAAAGCTATGGCggacgaagaagatgagttaCTGGAGACAGAACTAAGTTACGACCAGAAAAAGGAAATCGCCAAGTGGTTTTTCCTCAACGCTCCCGCTGGAGAAATCAATTACGTCGCTAAAG ATTTAAAGGCGGTTTTGAGCGATGAGGAAGTGTACAATGAAGCAGCCATGGAAGCATTTCCAGTGTACAACAAAACTCACATGATTTGCCTTGAAATGCCCAGTGGAGCTGGTGAT GTGATTGTCTCATCTTACAgtgaaattaatgaaaatgagTACCTTGATCCAAGAACTGCCCAGGTTGCCATAGTTGATCATGTTAAACAG ATTTGTACAAAGGTACGGCCTGCAAATGATGAAGAACTTCCTTCTTTGTATATTGAGGAGTACAG ATATGCTCTTGATGCTGAAATCCAGAGATATGTTAGTGAATCTTATCCGAAAGGTATGTCTGCAGTTAATTGTGTGAAAGGGAAAGATAATGAGGGTCCAGGGTCCGACTTTGAGCTTGTTGTTATAATTACTGCTATGAGACTTAGTCCCCAGAACTTCTG TAATGGAAGTTGGAGATCTGTATGGAACATAGATTTCCAGGATGAATCCCAGGTGCTTGACATAAAAGGGAAATTGCAG GTAGGAGCTCATTATTTTGAAGAGGGAAATGTGGAATTAGATGCAAAAAAAGATTTCCAAGATTCAACAATATTTCAG TCTGCAGATGACTGCGCGATTGCCATAGCCAATATTATCAGGCACCATGAAACAGAGTACCTTGCATCTCTAGAG GTAGCTTATTCAAAATTACCGGATAACACTTTCAAG GATTTGAGGAGGAAACTTCCGGTGACACGAACTCTGTTCCCATGGCAGAACACTTTACAGTTCAGCCTAACAAGAGAGGTCGAGAAAGAACTTGGACTTGGCAAGTGA